The proteins below are encoded in one region of Drosophila santomea strain STO CAGO 1482 chromosome 3R, Prin_Dsan_1.1, whole genome shotgun sequence:
- the LOC120452490 gene encoding uncharacterized protein LOC120452490, with amino-acid sequence MMQVPLQHCSCVLAVLVLLWSGGLAQLQVQAQSGYNYGRPEVANVGGATAGGRLTAVPYPTAPALPLTPAPTTTAYGAGLFPSPAVGFSPSGQATTAFGAPAIVGATNSVSPPRRTSSGGLSTPSSRSGPYGPQASQYGNTPSGSPIRVPSGTGDSGDYNDSEGDYSAIPGVPGVDYPIYAQVPRTNFDCAQQPLPGYYADIETQCQVFHICALNRTYSFLCPNGTVFSQETLVCVWWNQYDCVSAPSLYANNAYIYDYSERSGSNLGSSNSNNAYRSGATTSTAFGAPLATTGTLRATGVPQVAGYNSGRGSYPSATPTPTAQPQSPYGAGAGLRSAIVPSAGVNRLPPSGAAVGLLATAAGALPESSVAGFGQQQSGGNREYLPPAGVGQQRQRGGTNA; translated from the exons ATGATGCAAGTGCCCCTGCAACACTGTTCGTGCGTCTTGGCAG ttttggtGCTGCTCTGGAGTGGCGGATTAGCCCAGTTGCAAGTCCAG GCTCAAAGTGGGTACAATTATGGGCGTCCCGAGGTAGCCAATGTGGGAGGAGCAACCGCTGGAGGTCGCTTGACAGCAGTACCTTATCCCACAGCACCAGCCCTACCACTTACTCCTGCTCCAACCACCACTGCATATGGGGCGGGGTTATTTCCCTCACCCGCTGTTGGATTTTCGCCTAGTGGACAGGCTACTACTGCTTTTGGAGCCCCCGCCATTGTCGGAGCAACAAACTCCGTTAGCCCGCCGAGAAGAACTTCATCTGGCGGATTATCTACCCCATCATCTCGCAGTGGACCCTATGGACCGCAGGCTTCACAGTATGGAAATACTCCCAGTGGGTCCCCAATCCGGGTTCCTAGTGGAACGGGAGACAGCGGGGACTACAACGATTCCGAAGGTGACTACTCGGCCATTCCGGGTGTTCCCGGAGTAGATTACCCAATTTACGCCCAGGTGCCGCGCACCAATTTCGACTGTGCGCAACAGCCTCTGCCAGGATATTATGCGGACATAGAGACCCAGTGCCAGGTGTTCCACATCTGCGCCCTCAACAGGACCTACTCCTTCCTGTGCCCCAATGGCACAGTCTTTAGCCAGGAGACATTAGTCTGCGTGTGGTGGAACCAGTACGACTGTGTTTCGGCGCCCAGTCTATATGCAAATAATGCCTATATCTATGATTACTCTGAGAGAAGTGGCTCCAATCTGGGATCATCGAATTCCAACAATGCCTACCGTTCGGGTGCTACTACCTCGACTGCCTTCGGGGCACCTCTGGCCACGACTGGAACACTTCGAGCCACCGGAGTGCCTCAGGTCGCTGGATATAACTCCGGACGGGGGTCCTATCCttcagccacgcccaccccaACCGCCCAGCCCCAAAGTCCTTATGGCGCTGGAGCCGGCCTTCGCTCCGCCATTGTCCCGAGCGCTGGAGTTAATCGGTTACCACCATCCGGAGCAGCTGTCGGTCTTCTGGCCACTGCCGCCGGAGCTCTTCCTGAGAGTTCAGTGGCTGGGTTCGGGCAACAGCAGTCGGGCGGAAATAGAGAGTACCTGCCGCCAGCTGGTGTTGGACAACAACGGCAACGAGGAGGCACCAATGCATAG
- the LOC120454043 gene encoding mucin-5AC, producing the protein MMLMPLKGNSKYKMRCTQLLLCAIIVLVLLGHTSAESKYRTPARILAKQTGATQFEEERFEAHTNCNEHKHHLKKRASDEDVDYEVYQGVVGRPGIDFPIYPRIPKTSFSCRSYGNGYFADMETDCQVFHICEEGRKISFLCPNGTIFQQSELTCDWWFKVNCLGSSGYYAESAEILNKQRVHRVRPSVPVQGFNIVGGGLNIKPKVIPVAGQGRSGPRANPDRRIDSTEDVPASVESVDFDDVSGEKQRKVLPSIDNNSNDHESQITAESSSFVTGSGKRRTNKENSPNRNEDITVLKPARNRTPVASQERGVSTERARNGQRGQHRYSGSEEHSKEREKPTSGQSKEKPEFFEAHSTRSVPQTTAHYSTGSHSTVRRLEPSKSTPFYTPTVPSLVKSKSTEGKLNYIKGGHVATTPNPHRFGSASSGIFIESSTAPKLKPTASASIELGSTFKPVIIGMRHHYDVASSGEFRSPSKSTESRDYLPTTPSPSAASSGPTYLPKSGKSPRDNTGGAAGEDVLLFAPNPVKEESVYRNVQDMLKTMNLLKDQFEDVELNAAAAAPARVGLEIPPSSGPDALVSFAKYFAQEHNETINSLSKKDKSEKVDKTGVQTKLSVKPPPLPTIKPSDTTALLTTSENPPAISDNADDIKKSLLSDTTVKKYSNLFGLKSAQGRGAGESDISAGLLSNQANGTQSEAGPRHDQFPQIGSTGSTIGALADKPETRKIAQIFSNALSSYLDNPATFRAELAARAHPTEPPKTPNFKPVTTTDRSLFSDGTAKYYLPTKGLPDATTPTPNSIAAEINHKFDSTLAPDFSTTTELYEGSTNRGLEFSGELSPPSQDSGEEFLQQQQTQSFVKSRNDLLKDARPQKLVTTHKPTEHPWALKSQTDFLDPLTINDGLMKEQRTSTSSTTTSTSTTASPFAYRVTTPTPSRYEWEDIFRSYDIPRDALPSSSGLQRIANKLFGGLNEQEALHLRNVMAKAEHDRQVLSLLLLLIQTCDDHNGKALERSRKHLLNALIDIDSKTPAVGKTSRQRLTTTTNRIPVTTFRRGGAAAADYFTSTTPGYTTTTDLPTTTGLGAGSYEETTKFEIRVEDLEETTTTTAPLLEVNSDRRALELLKSLYSLASKFSSRR; encoded by the exons GCAATTCCAAATACAAAATGCGGTGCACGCAGCTCTTGTTGTGCG CTATAATTGTACTGGTACTCCTAGGCCACACAAGCGCAGAATCAAAG TATCGAACTCCAGCTCGGATATTGGCCAAGCAAACGGGTGCTACTCAATTCGAGGAGGAACGCTTTGAGGCCCATACGAACTGTAACGAACACAAGCACCACTTGAAGAAACGTGCTTCTGATGAGGATGTGGATTACGAGGTGTACCAAGGAGTTGTTGGGCGACCGGGCATCGACTTTCCCATCTACCCACGAATTCCCAAGACCTCGTTCAGCTGCCGTTCATATGGCAACGGATACTTTGCAGATATGGAAACCGATTGTCAG GTCTTTCACATCTGTGAGGAGGGCCGTAAGATCTCTTTCCTCTGCCCTAATGGCACGATCTTTCAGCAGAGCGAGCTCACCTGCGACTGGTGGTTCAAGGTTAACTGCCTGGGATCCTCGGGCTATTACGCAGAGAGTGCAGAGATCCTCAACAAGCAGCGAGTGCATCGCGTGCGTCCTTCTGTTCCCGTGCAGGGCTTTAATATCGTGGGTGGAGGGCTAAACATAAAGCCCAAAGTCATCCCAGTTGCTGGGCAGGGAAGGTCTGGACCGCGAGCCAATCCCGACAGGCGTATCGATTCCACGGAGGATGTTCCCGCCTCAGTGGAGAGTGTGGACTTTGATGATGTGTCTGGCGAGAAGCAGCGAAAGGTTCTCCCCAGCATCGATAACAATAGCAACGATCACGAAAGTCAGATAACAGCGGAAAGCTCCTCATTTGTTACCGGTTCCGGCAAGCGGAGAACCAATAAGGAGAACAGCCCAAATCGTAACGAAGACATCACGGTCTTAAAACCCGCTCGTAACAGGACTCCAGTGGCCTCCCAGGAAAGAGGAGTCTCCACTGAAAGAGCACGAAATGGACAGCGGGGACAGCATCGTTACAGTGGTAGTGAGGAACACAGCAAAGAGAGGGAGAAGCCAACTTCCGGCCAATCCAAGGAAAAGCCCGAGTTCTTTGAAGCTCATTCCACCCGATCTGTGCCACAAACCACAGCTCACTATTCTACCGGAAGTCATTCCACCGTGCGTCGGCTAGAGCCCAGCAAATCCACCCCATTCTACACCCCCACTGTGCCCAGTTTGGTCAAATCGAAGAGCACCGAGGGTAAACTGAACTATATCAAGGGTGGTCATGTGGCCACAACACCCAATCCCCACAGATTCGGAAGTGCCAGCTCtggtatttttattgaatCCTCCACGGCTCCAAAGCTCAAGCCCACCGCTAGTGCCAGTATCGAACTAGGCAGCACGTTCAAGCCAGTTATCATTGGCATGCGCCATCACTATGATGTGGCCAGTTCCGGCGAGTTCCGATCTCCGTCGAAGTCCACCGAGAGTCGGGATTATTTGCCAACTACTCCGTCACCTTCGGCCGCTAGTAGCGGTCCAACTTATCTGCCCAAGAGTGGAAAGTCGCCAAGAGACAATACCGGCGGTGCAGCTGGAGAGGATGTTCTGTTGTTCGCCCCCAATCCTGTGAAGGAAGAGTCTGTCTACCGCAATGTGCAGGATATGCTGAAAACGATGAATCTCTTGAAAGATCAGTTCGAGGACGTGGAGTTAAAtgcagcggcggcagctcCCGCTAGAGTTGGCTTGGAGATTCCACCTTCCTCCGGTCCGGATGCCCTCGTTTCATTTGCCAAATACTTTGCACAAGAGCATAATGAAACTATTAATTCCCTGAGTAAAAAGGACAAGTCGGAGAAGGTAGACAAAACCGGTGTTCAAACCAAGCTATCCGTGAAGCCACCCCCACTTCCAACTATCAAGCCATCGGACACCACTGCTCTACTGACCACTTCGGAGAATCCTCCAGCCATTAGTGACAATGCGGACGACATCAAGAAGAGTCTTCTGAGTGACACTACTGTGAAGAAGTACAGCAATCTGTTTGGCCTGAAGTCAGCCCAAGGTCGTGGTGCTGGCGAGTCGGATATTAGTGCCGGATTACTCTCTAATCAGGCAAACGGAACCCAATCCGAAGCGGGACCAAGGCATGATCAGTTCCCTCAGATTGGCAGCACTGGTTCCACCATTGGAGCCCTGGCGGATAAGCCCGAGACTCGTAAGATCGCGCAAATCTTCTCCAACGCTCTGTCCAGCTATCTTGATAACCCAGCTACTTTTCGTGCGGAACTTGCTGCTCGAGCGCACCCTACGGAGCCACCAAAAACTCCCAACTTTAAGCCCGTGACCACAACGGATCGGTCGCTCTTCAGCGATGGAACCGCCAAGTACTATCTGCCCACCAAGGGATTGCCAGACGCGACCACCCCCACACCGAACAGCATTGCAGCGGAAATAAACCACAAATTCGATTCCACTCTGGCTCCAGATTTCTCTACCACCACTGAGCTGTATGAAGGTAGCACGAATCGCGGCTTGGAATTCTCTGGAGAGCTTTCGCCGCCAAGTCAGGATTCCGGCGAGGAGTttctgcagcaacagcaaacgcAATCATTTGTAAAGTCTCGCAACGATCTGCTAAAGGATGCTAGACCTCAAAAGCTAGTTACAACCCACAAGCCCACTGAGCATCCATGGGCACTCAAGTCGCAAACGGACTTCCTCGATCCCCTAACCATCAACGATGGTCTGATGAAGGAGCAAAGAACttccaccagcagcaccacaacgtccacatccacaacaGCATCACCGTTTGCCTACAGGGTAACCACACCCACACCATCTCGTTACGAGTGGGAGGACATCTTCCGCAGCTACGACATTCCCAGGGATGCACTGCCTTCCAGTAGTGGGCTGCAGAGGATTGCTAACAAGTTGTTCGGCGGCCTCAACGAACAGGAGGCACTGCACCTACGCAACGTGATGGCAAAAGCGGAGCACGATCGCCAGGTCCTaagcttgctgctgctgctcatccAGACCTGCGATGACCACAATGGCAAGGCGCTAGAGAGAAGCCGGAAGCACCTGCTCAACGCACTTATCGATATTGATAGCAAGACACCTGCTGTAGGTAAGACCTCTCGGCAGAGGttgaccaccaccaccaatcGCATCCCAGTGACCACATTCCGACGTGGTGGTGCCGCCGCAGCCGACTACTTCACCAGTACCACGCCTGGCTATACGACAACCACGGATCTGCCCACCACAACAGGTTTGGGGGCGGGCAGCTACGAGGAGACCACCAAGTTCGAAATACGCGTCGAGGATCTGGAGGAGaccacgacgacgacggccCCTCTGCTGGAGGTCAACTCGGACCGCAGGGCCCTGGAGCTGCTCAAGTCATTATATTCGCTGGCGTCCAAGTTCAGCAGCAGGCGATAG